From the Cucumis sativus cultivar 9930 chromosome 5, Cucumber_9930_V3, whole genome shotgun sequence genome, the window AaggtttttatatatacattcttCTCTATCAGTTGAAGATTGAACAATATGCATTCTAGTTctatgcatatatatttagtatttgGGCGATGTGAGTGTTTTCTTTGTCAAAACATTTGAACGTTACATctctttttgaattttgtgatCATGACATTAGATTGTATATTtgtcttgttttgttttacaatATGGGGtgggaaaaaaatacaacatttaaCTTTTGCGAGCttgataaaaacaaatactATATTAGTTTAAGCTAtgctatattttcttttccaagaATGTCTcatgattaattatataaagttAAGAgtaagtaatatatatatatttgtcttCTTAATTTGTTGAACAGCACGAAATGTTGCTAGCAGAAATTGAGTACCTTCAGAAAAGGGTAAGTAATCTAGACTGAAACCACCATACACACATATACctttctaattaaattccTGAACTTTTGgtaaaagaaaacgaaagaatttcttgtttcaatttatataaaacTTTAGATATATAATTGGGATGCTTTTCGTTGTATTAGGAGATTGAGCTGGAGAACGAAAATGTGTGTATTAGAACCAAGGTATGTATACATATCAAACATTATGATTCCTtgtatatgtatgtacatATAGATCAGAGAGATGGGAGATTGAAATggacaatatatattataggaTTGATGCTACATTTGGTgactataattaatataatgtgtTTCAAACATCAAACAGATAGCAGAAGTAGAGAGGGTTCAACAAGCAAACATGGTATCTGGACAAGAACTGAATGCAATACAAGCATTGGCTAACTCTCGCAATTTCTTCTCTCCCAATATCATGGAACCTGCTGGACCTGTTTCTTACTCTCATCAAGACAAGAAAATGCTTCATCTTGGgtattctttctttattttaatttattctcatCAACACATCTTCAAAATCTATGTTAACATTAAGAAAGATTCAATTGGATAAAACCAAAAAGTCAATACTGATCTtctgagtttttcttttttttttctcttgtgaTACCACAGGTGATGCTGTTTTGGAGACCAAAATGATGGGGacaattgtttgttttaattaatattcagAAAATCATTGAgattacaaaaaagaattaaaataaaatatgccCATCATTCTCTGaagtacaaaatttaattaattttactcaATGATCAGTGATGATCAGAGCGTGAGATGTGATTTAATTTGCAGTTTGTGTGTTTCAAATTCTatataaatgttattatatatactacatacatatgatatgatatatataatatgctACAATGACTCTAATGCTAATGATATGTAATTCTATGGATGATTTTTTGTGGCTACATGGACCAATATGTAGGAATGTGAAACTTTGGCAACTTTTAAGTTTCTTGctttttctcttaaatatGGTTTtatctaagtttaatccattcAACTCttagctttttttcttttctgtttatGAGAATATATAGCTCTCTTATTAAACTGTTGTTCAAATAAGTGCTATATATTATACACATTATTTTGTAGGTatagtatattttataatatcaaGGCATAAtgcaaaattcataaataggGCTTTACAGAATGACAATGGATTTAATTACATATACAAATGGTTGCATACATGAATTTTCTAAAGACACTAATATGAATCTTCATATATTGATGAAATgtcacatatttttttttatatatatatattactagTATAAATGTAATGTAATGTTCTAAGTTAGAATGGGGACATGATTGAACCgatatcatatttaaatacgAAAAATCTTAGAACATGATCAAAGTAAGGTAAAGATAATGacttaaaaaagtaaaagttacTTACCTATACCAACGAGATATACTTTACTGATATCGTATGGGACGTAGAGGAGTATTAGAGTCTTCGATCCATTGCTTAAATCTGATTTTTGAATCCTAGGCTTAGAGTGTTATAATAAATATGCAAACAGAGTTCTCATTTTTCTGGTAAGTAAAATATGCTAAATATGATTTCACAGTACCaatacttgaaaattttcGTATAGCTGAAACTGCAACAATGGTGGCATGGCATATCGTTATTTGGTTACAGTAACGATATGGTTACACACAGCTTATTTGGTTACAAATTACATGTCATTCTTTGCATCAGTAGTTAGTGTGATTATGTTCATTACAAGTGGTTTTGCTATGAAAAGAATAGGATTTGTGCATATCGTCTTTGTTAACAATTGCTATGTGTGTTGCAGTTATATATGCATATCCTTGTCATATAGTTTACTTAATGGGGGGTTTGGATATCATTAAATGTCTCAAATAGAaattcctatatatatatgtttcgaAAGTAACATTTGTAGCTGCCATTATCTGTCATTTTGGAGTAGTTGTTGTTTCCTCTTCCTTAGGTATGTGGTGAAGCTTTTCACTTAGGTAGGCTTAAGGTAAAAGGGCTCATATATAGTATATACAATACCTTTGTCATCATTTCagactttaattttcaatatatatagcttcaacaacataaacaaaaataagaatataatagattttacatttttctacGATAAAGTGTTGAGAACAAGCTCTATATTTCCTATGGTATGAAGGGTTTTGGGCTATCAATCCTAGTGttgttatttttatgtttacttgtgatttttttattgtattgatATTGTATCCTCTGTTAGATctacttttgttgttgttttttttatacgTGAATCTTATAAGTTTAGGGGTGGCTTGTCTAGGTCAatgatatcttttttaaattataatttttttctttttgaaaatatagacTCTAAATTATCATAATATTGTAGATTTgtagataaaagaaaaggaataataattagattcaaaataacttagtatatataataacattttaaaaaatttacaaatatagctaaatttgtcaaattctatcatttcaatgaagtatataacaacattttaaaaagtttataaatatagtaaaatttgtcaaattctatcatgATGGGCGATGGACCACGTTCTAAATGTTgatgtaaacaaaaaaaaagagtttggGCCTTTGGTTGGGGGCGAAGGTGATGTAGTAGTGGGCCTGATAAGATGAAAGAAGCCCAAAAGAGTTAGGCGAGCTTTCGgtcgtttcttcttctccgAACTCTCGTCGTTAGCGTTAGTAACCCCAATTCCcaaaaaacattttgttgttCTTGACTTGGTTGAGATTTTAGAAACCAAAAGCCGGAGGGGAAATTCTCGAATTCTTTTGTTGGTGTTCGCAGTGCGAGTGCGGGGGGGTTTTTCAGATGAAGGACCCGTTGGAGAGGACCAAAGTAGTGATTAGGCACTTGCCCCCTTCTCTTTCTCACTCAGATCTCTTCCACCATATTCATGATCGATTCGCTGGTCGCTTTAATTGGTCTTACTATCGTCCCGGAAAGACCAGGTTTCCCCCTTTTTTCTCTATTCTCCATAAAATTACTCTTCCCAACTGGGTTTTCACTTTTATGTTGTTATCATGTCCTCCTTCTATTTTCAGAAATCTGGATGTTCTTTAACGCTTTTCGCCAACTGGGTATTTCTCGTATTGTGCGTTTGTGTGCTTTATCCTCTTTCTTCCCCCTTGCGTGGTTTCCTTGGGGGCTGGTGTCATTAGAATGATTGCTTTAGGACGCCCCTTCAATTTCATGCTCAATTGTTGTTTATGATTGTCATCTCCGGATACTAAATCAAAAAATCGTGTTCTAtactttgtgttttttttcttcttttctcttggTTTCTATGGACTACAGCTCACAATACTGAAGGTTTTTTACTCATTCAGAGGTTTCTTCTGAAATAATTTTGCAGTCAGAAGGACCAGAGGTACGCTCGAGCCTACATAGACTTTACCAGACCTGAAGATGTTTTTGAGTTTGCCGAGTTCTTTGATGGCCATGTTTTCGTTAATGAGAAGGGTAAAGCCGAAagctttttctctttttcctgtATTGAACTCATCGGTGGCTTCTTGTTTCTTATGGATTTTGTGGGTGGTTCACTGAAGCTCAACCCATTTCTGAGAAGTGGGAgataacaattttatgaatgaCACCAATGCTTAATATAGATTGCTCCCCTTTATGTTTTCTGATGTTCATTTTCCAATTGACTACATATCACCTTCGCTACAGTGAAAATGTTTAATTGTTCAAAACATGTTTCGTTCAACATGCTTAGAGTTTTGATTGAAGTTAACTTATTCTAATCAAATGATTACAGGTGCTCAGTATAAGGCTGTAGTTGAATATGCACCTTCACAGCGTGTTCCAAGATCATCTACCAAGAAGGATGGTCGTGAGGGGACAATATACAAAGGTATTGATTAGTTAGTGAGAAGATGGAATAAGTGATTGCTCttgttttgtaaattttcttttctcgaTGAAAGCAGATCCAGATTATTTGGAGTTTCTCAAACTTATTGCAAAGCCTGCCGAGCATCTTCCAAGTGCTGAAATACAATTGGAAAGGAAAGAAGCAGAGCAATCTGGTTTGTTATTATGTTCACTTACTGGATTATTGACATTACTTGCATTCGTAAAGTCATTACTCATTGCAAGATTACCAAATATGTATATGATGTAAAATAGAGGGCCAAAAAGTTCCTGAATAGTCATTCTGTAACCTTGCTATGAACTGCCAGAGGGACACTATCAACTCCAAATTTGGATAATTCTAGATGTTTTATGTATCCACTTTTGTTCTTAGGTGCTGCAAAAGAAACTCCAATTGTTACCCCTCTCATGGAGTTTGTACGCCAGAAACGAGCAGTTGAAAGCGGAACACAGGTGAGATTGCTGTATTCTTAATAGAATGGACCTGTATGTGTGCTATTTCTAGAATCTACTTGTTCACTGAAGGTTGGAACCAGTTAgttttactctattttttctacttcACAAGATATTGGTTCTGTCCATAtagaaatcaatattaatacaTTCATTGAGGTGACATTCCTCCGTTTGAATTTATCTGTTGCTTGTGTAATGATTTcagtttcttttcctttcatgTGGGTTAATTTCATGCATTCTATGAATCCAAAGGGTCTTAGGATGGTTGCCTATGTGGTCTTGAAGATTTTTATTCCTCTTCTaacttataatatatcaatttctCATTATCTCATGCTAAGTGTTTTGATTCAATAGGGATCTTCAGTACCTCGGAAGGTTAAAAGGGGTGGGGCAGCATCATCTAGAAAGCCTGAGTCGAATTCCATGAAGCGAGGgatggagaaaaagaaggcATGTGCTActttcaatgtttttcttttcctaacgTTATAAGATCCCAAGTGTTAATTTGTTTCTCGCTAGTGTCTCATTATTTCTGCCCTATTGTTTTTGGGAAAATAAGCTTTATTGGCTTGTCGTAGATCCAAGGGGTAAGGCAGTATTTTTAACTAACAAATGCCGTAAGGAGAATTACAAAAGTTCTTGGTTACATATGCCTAAAGAGAGGCATCAAACCAGCATTGGTCTCAATCTCCTCCCAAGACCTCTCAAAACCCTTGCTCTTTAGTCAAGTATtccattaaaataaatctagTGAAATATTTTACAACCTTGATCACATAAGACCACAATCTATATTACAAACCAAACTAACTCTGAAGGCCTCGAGAAAAGTTGGAAATCAAGGCAGCAAACTGTCATCTCTAAAGGATGTGATATGATCTAAATCCTCAAATGCTCCCCTACTATGAATGCATTGGTGCAGCCCGAACACCAAGGAAGATTGTCCCTgtatataatctttttttttttttttgataggaAGCATCTCTGATATAATCTATAATGTCAACTACCTATTGCAAGTCCTTGCTTCTAATCATGCCACTCTAAAACCTTGACATTCTTGGAAGTTTCTTCCTTTACGGTGAGGTGGAGTTGAAAGTGATGATATTGATGGTGTTGAGTTGTTGACTGTGCAGAAACCAACCTAAACTGTATCCAACTAGACCACCTCAAGGTCATGAACCATGAATGTTGGAATTGATGGTTTAGTTTTTTGGCCCTTAGATGTCAGACTTGGCTATCCTTTTTTGTGAACAACTTGCGTCTTCTATATTTTTGGTCTGAAGGTTTTAGTTATAATTTCTGTTATACATGCAGTATATCTTAAAGGACAGTGTAAAGAACACAAACCGCAGAGACAagtcaaatttcattttggtgCCCAGGCGAGAGGATCAGTCGGCTACTTCAAGTGCAATTGGAATTTCAGATGTTGGTACAGGTATATCTATTTATGTCTTTGTGGTTGGCTATGTCATTTAAATTGTCATGTTTTGTTCAAGTTATTggtccaaaattttattagtagACTGTTGAGAATGAGTGATTTAAACTCTCTTATCAATTCAGTGTTACTAGTCATTGAGGAGCAGAGGAACGTTGcctatttgatttaatatataaacacTTTATGCCCTACTCTGCTGCCAACTTgcaattttaaataactttttccTATGCATGCTTGTTATGATGCGACTTGTtctgttatttttctttgtggaGGAGTTCTCAGAACTATTTTTCGCTTCTGCCATTTCAAATTACCCAGAGCCCTGTAGTAATGCTCttgaaaatctaatttttctccttattaataattatcacGTTGTTTCTTGCTGGGATTTTTCCATATTGTGATGTGCAGGTTTTAGAATTATAATATTTGGACCTACATTTAACATAGGCACAATTGGCTTACCTTAAACACTTGGAAGTGATATATTTGAGAGATGGAAGGGGGCACCTTTGCTTTGtcttatcaaattattttatcaggaaaaggaaaaaataaacaaggtCGTCCAGTAGATAACACATGtctgaaattttgaattatgttctttTGCTGCATTGGACTTGCTACaaacttatttcttttaattcatcAATATGTTCTACATGTTTATAATGAACTTGCAGTCTAGAATTTGAAGGCTCTATTTCATATGTATCTGTAACAGCTGactttggaaagaaaaaaattctgCTTCTCAAGGGAAAGGAGCGAGATATATCTCATGtatgtttcttttgttctctTGACTAATTATGTGATTACaacttttgtttctctcttcaGAACTATTTACTTCCATGAATGATTTCCAATCTCACTCGAGGCTTATTTTGGGAGGGCAccaatttcattctttttctttccttgaaTTTTAACACCTATCCATTTGATGGATAATGATACTTTCCAGGTTTCTGATGACATGTTACAGTTGCAGAGTGCTACATCTTCTGGGAATTCTCCTGCAAGTGCATCAAAACATAATCATAGGCGTGAGGCTGGTGGAGGCGTGATCAGAAgcattcttttaaataatgaagCACGTCATGGACAGAGTTCATCAGTAGCTCAGTCTCATCAAAAGATTCAGATCCTGAACTCGGACAACGGGAAGCGTCCACCTCGTCCCACTAATGCTCGATCTGGGTCTAATGATATCTCCAGTAATGAACCAAATCCATCTGGTTCAGAAGGGGATGGAAAAAGGGCTTCAGACAATAAGTTTAGTAAAAAGGAACTTCATGGCCTGGGTAGTGCTAGTGAGAAGCAAGAGAAACGAATAAGAAACAAAGATAGACCTGATCGTGGAGTCTGGGCACCACGCAGTCGTTCAGATGCCTCAGTCTCACAACTTGAGGAATCCTCTGTTCCACAATCTAGTCATTTGCTTTCTGACTCAGTTGAAGGTGCTCGACTATTATACTCCTTTGGAGAATGGAGATAAAGAGACTACTTGCTTATAATATACAATCATATTATTGAAGTATCAAACCTTAATCATTGTGTCAAATCATCCTGTTTGATGAGCTGTGTATTTATACTGGTACTTAATGTTTCACATATGAAATTATGACCCTATATATCTTTATGCACTTACAGCATTCCGTGGGGAAATGAAAGAAGATATTCATGGAAGCAGGACTGGGGATGTTACAACCATTGTGAGTGGGCGTAACAGTTCGGTGGAAAATGGTTGTACTTTCTCACACTTTTCTTACGTTGTCCAactattttaagaaaatttccaGGTACTTTCTACTTTAGGTAATCTAAAACTCGTTGTGCTCTCTTTAGGTTCTGTTAGACATGTTGGACGTCGTGGGGCTGGCCATGTTATGAAGGATGATGGGTCTTTGAACCCAAATGAAGGGAAGCCATCCAAAAGAGGTGTTGCTGGTGGTCATGAGGTTCGCGTCTGCATCCAAGCTAGTGTCTGTATTGTATTACAcgatcatttcttttttaaaaattcattctCTTTCATGCCTATGCAGAAACAAGTATGGGTTCAGAAGTCATCTTCAGGTTCTTAGCATAATTAAATCATGTGAGTTCTTTTACAAATTAGCAAtgtttttatctcttttaagAGCGTATCATTTATGAGGTTTTTCTCTCTAGGGACATCCAACTGAATTACTGAgaagttcaaaattaactaAAGATTCTGGTTTGAAGTACATATAGCACATGTTAAATCCATTATGCTGAAATTTGTCAGATACATAATTTGGCATGCAACTCATGATAGTTTCATGGCTCTTAGCACTTTTAATATTCTTAGTACTCGATAATTTGGCATGTAAATTTAGCTTGTTTATGGTAATGTCTTCTTGTATGTTTTAATTGCTATGAACTtcgttattttattattatttttgaaagaaataggAAACGTCAAGTTAGTGAGAATGACAGAAAGGTCTAACAATCAACAAAAAGTTGGCATATACTGTTATTTCTTAAAGGATATGAGTGTGCATGTACATTAAAACACAACATGGACGGACAAATTTATCAGAAGGGGGAAGTTTATTATTGTATGTCTTGCTATGAAGGTTATTACATATTActtctatattattattctttcgCTGAAAGATGTACTGCTCACCTACTATGACCTTTAATGTAATTCCTCACTTCCCCATCTTCACTGCTGCTATGCATTCTCCTTGAATTCATCATATGCCTGCTGTACGGTCATATTTTCACCGATCATTGGCTAGATATTGTTGTTTGTTGTCTTTAGGTCTTTCggtctttttgtttattatatcaaCAAGGACGTGTATTGTTTTCCATTGGATCATGACCGTAATGATGTCTATGTTATCCAACAGATAGTGGCATCCAGACAGGACTATGGTTCCTCAAACTTCCAGGGGGATTATCTCCATTCTGAGGACTTAATGCACATCCTCAGAAGGCATCATGTAAAATGGAGATACGCCCTGGAAGCAGTTGGTAACAGTAATAGGTTTCGTGAACTGGATTGCAAGACTTGCAATTGTTTCGTCGTATACAGGTGGTTACAAAACACAAGGTTCTCTGGTTGAAGACCGAATGTGCGTTCTATGGATTTTTGGTTTTACGAAATCGAAGTTTCTTTGGTTGAAGACCAAATATGGTTGTGGATTTTGGTTTGGTATGATCTGATTTTTTTGCCCAACATACCAAGTGTGACTGCTTCACCTGGAGGAACGTGCTGGTACATACATACGTGGCTCGAATGACAGGAGATCAAAGCCAAGAGGGAGATTCCAACTTTCCCTTTGCTTGATGTTTTGGTCACGAgccaagttttttttttcccttggAAGCTGAATGTAGGAAGTACTTAGTAGTGCTCTACTTACCATAATCTCACTGGGGGTGGTTGGTACACAATTGTACTTTGATTCTATGCGTGGGGCAGTGAATCAGAAACATCAAAGTTATACTGTTTCATGTCGTATATGAAAAATGTGATGGATTATGATGATGTGTTTTTATCGACTAATATATAtcagttttatttattttccattgtgctataatttcatattatgGTTGTACTATTTGGTCTGATGACCTCCATTCATTTGATTGCACAGGTTTTTCCTTCATATGTTAGTGTTACATCACAGTCTTGATTCCGTCAATGGATacgtagtttttttttttttaattaagattcaTGAGCCAAACATCCTTTTATTGCTTTAGAATTAATAAGATCAGTTGCATTTGCCTGTTTATTGTCATAGTTTGAGGTCTAAGATGTAATATAGGTCAACTTAGTAAAAGTAAATACATTACCATACCAGGATCTATGTTATAGAGTTGAATTATCATCTTACTGAAACGTTTTTGGTCTCTAAAACCATTGAGATATTTCCTACAGATTATggtatgcttttttttttaataggaaCAGCAAGTTCATTGAGTTTCTAATGTTCACATCCCAAACtcatgattttgttatttctggTGATCCTATTCTTACttctcattttatttcaactttatatttcaatagaaaagattatggttttttttcttataccACTGAAAACTCTAACACCCGGAGATGAGTTGTCTGgatccaagttttttttttttttcgttttgtttttgattttttgggTTCtgctataaataaataacttagaaatgaaatcaagggaaaaaaattctttttgttctttctatAAGACAGATGGAGAGTGAGCCTAGATTACGGTATTTGAGCAATTTCCAGGAGAATCTTGTGTAGTGATTGTGGCTTAGAGAAAAAAGGGCAATGATCACTGCCTTTTATCTTGAAAACTCTTTCAGGTGGATTTACCCTGACCAACTTTTCTTGAACATCAGGTGAGAGTGCATGATCATCTAGTGTTTGAACGAAAAATCGGCGCCCAGTTCCATAGTTTTCAGGGGATAGTAAGAGTTTCTCCATGACTGGACCCAATGGGAAGGGTCTCATTGAAACCATTGCCAAGGCAACATCCTGCATCGCCACCaaccattttagttttcaGCTCACTCACATCAAATCACCATGTATATTTACACTCAGAAACGAATATACAATGGACAAACGTATAAATATTAACCCCTAGTCAAAATCTAGCATATACAACGTGAAGTAGAACAACTTCCTACTACtcaaaaacagaagaaaataCATATGAATGACCGGAAGAGATTCTAAACTAAACTCAGAGTTCATGAACACCTAGTTTTGATATTTcaccaaaaataaatcattgaTTGATTGGAAAATAACACTGTTCAACGATCCTCGGTAGGCCacacaaaaaaggaaaataaagcATACAGGTATGTTTCacaattcattttcaacatCGAACACATATATCTTCCCAAAGTTATGAATGGGATAATAACCTTTAAAGCCACCTAGTCACAGTTGTTTCAAATAGTTCAGGAAATGATAACAAAagcaatttaaaaagaaaacaaaaaaccgtTGCAAGGCAATTATGTATAAAAGGTCAGAAAATACCTTGGTAGGTGATTGATTGAAGTACAGCCCTTTGATTTGCTCTTTCTCAAACATGAATCCTGTAGGCGGTTTATCTTTTCCATTCCCATAGATCAAAAACTTCGAATCTTTCATAAAAATCTCTTCAGATCCTAGCTGCAAAACAATTATTCGTAAGGGaacatataaaaacaaatttagacCACAAAATCCATGTATGCCTAAAATGAAAGCTCATTTGCTTGTGATAATCTCatatcatataacaaaatgttatCCGTAGTTACAAGTTGCAGAGTGTCCAATATTTAGCCATAGAAACTGCTCGTTGGTTTATATCATCCATATAAATAACAGAGAGTTCCTAAAATGTCAAACCAAGCGACTTTCTATATCTAACCACATACCTCTTCCATGAATACATCAAAAGGTCTCTGGCCCGTAGCCACCATCGTTGCACAGAC encodes:
- the LOC101208317 gene encoding regulator of nonsense transcripts UPF3 isoform X1, with product MKDPLERTKVVIRHLPPSLSHSDLFHHIHDRFAGRFNWSYYRPGKTSQKDQRYARAYIDFTRPEDVFEFAEFFDGHVFVNEKGAQYKAVVEYAPSQRVPRSSTKKDGREGTIYKDPDYLEFLKLIAKPAEHLPSAEIQLERKEAEQSGAAKETPIVTPLMEFVRQKRAVESGTQGSSVPRKVKRGGAASSRKPESNSMKRGMEKKKYILKDSVKNTNRRDKSNFILVPRREDQSATSSAIGISDVGTADFGKKKILLLKGKERDISHVSDDMLQLQSATSSGNSPASASKHNHRREAGGGVIRSILLNNEARHGQSSSVAQSHQKIQILNSDNGKRPPRPTNARSGSNDISSNEPNPSGSEGDGKRASDNKFSKKELHGLGSASEKQEKRIRNKDRPDRGVWAPRSRSDASVSQLEESSVPQSSHLLSDSVEAFRGEMKEDIHGSRTGDVTTIVSGRNSSVENGSVRHVGRRGAGHVMKDDGSLNPNEGKPSKRGVAGGHEKQVWVQKSSSGS
- the LOC101208317 gene encoding regulator of nonsense transcripts UPF3 isoform X2, with the protein product MKDPLERTKVVIRHLPPSLSHSDLFHHIHDRFAGRFNWSYYRPGKTSQKDQRYARAYIDFTRPEDVFEFAEFFDGHVFVNEKGAQYKAVVEYAPSQRVPRSSTKKDGREGTIYKDPDYLEFLKLIAKPAEHLPSAEIQLERKEAEQSGAAKETPIVTPLMEFVRQKRAVESGTQGSSVPRKVKRGGAASSRKPESNSMKRGMEKKKYILKDSVKNTNRRDKSNFILVPRREDQSATSSAIGISDVGTADFGKKKILLLKGKERDISHLQSATSSGNSPASASKHNHRREAGGGVIRSILLNNEARHGQSSSVAQSHQKIQILNSDNGKRPPRPTNARSGSNDISSNEPNPSGSEGDGKRASDNKFSKKELHGLGSASEKQEKRIRNKDRPDRGVWAPRSRSDASVSQLEESSVPQSSHLLSDSVEAFRGEMKEDIHGSRTGDVTTIVSGRNSSVENGSVRHVGRRGAGHVMKDDGSLNPNEGKPSKRGVAGGHEKQVWVQKSSSGS